The Actinopolymorpha sp. NPDC004070 genome includes the window ACCACAGGGGAAACTGCACCACCACCGTGTCTGCCCACCGCAGCTTCTCCTGCTCCGCCGCGACGTCCGGGCTGAGGGTGCCGGAGTGGTACGCCGCCTGCGAGGCCGAGGCCACCACCAGCCGTTCACCCGCCGAGTGGTCGCCGTAGTCGGTGCTGTCAACCGTGGCTTTCCAGCCCATGGCATACAGGTCAGAGACCCGGTAGTCGTGGCCCAGCTCGTCGAGTTTCCGCAGGCCCGCGTCACGGAGGGAGCCGTTCAGCGAGCGTGGGTCGGGGTGTGCGTACAACCAGAGCACCTTCATGCGTCCAATGCTGGGACGCCACCTCCGGTGCCACAATGGCCAGATGGACAGTGATCGAAAAAATCTGGCCAGGCGTGCCAGGCACCGGGTCGTCGTGCTCGTCCGGCACGGCGTCCTGCCGATGGAGCTGGGCCTGGTGCACCAGCTGTTCGGCAACGCCGCCGGACCGGACGGTGCGCGGCTCTACGAGGTTGTCACCTGCACCCCGCTTCCCGGCTCGGTGCGAACCGATGCCGACTTCACTGTCCAGGTCCCGTACGGCCCCGAGATGCTGGCCCGCGCCGACACCGTGGTCGTCCCCGCCTCGCACGAGTCCGACGAACGCCCCCACCTGGACCCGGACCTCGCCGACGCCCTCGCGCGGATCAGGCCGGGTGCACGGATCGCGTCCATCTGCACGGGAGCTTTCGTGCTGGCCGCCGCCGGCCTCCTCGACGGCCGGCGGGCCACCACGCACTGGAAGTCGGCCGAGCGGTTCCGGCGTCTGTTTCCCGCGGTCCACCTGGATCCCGACGTGCTGTACGTCGACGAGGGCCGGGTGCTGACCTCCGCCGGGGAGGCGTCCGGGATCGACCTGTGCCTGCACCTGATCCGGCGCGACCACGGCGCGTCGGTGGCAAACGCGGTGGCGAGGACGACGGTGGTGGCACCCCACCGCGACGGTGGTCAGGCGCAGTTCATGCGGCAGCCGTTGACCGCCGACGAGAACGCGTCCACAGCCGGTGCGCGGTCGTGGGCGATGAAACGCCTGGGCGACCAGCTCACCCTTGCACAGCTGGCAAGCCGGTCGGCGATGAGCGTACGAAGCTTCAACCGGAGGTTCCAGGCCGAGGTCGGCACCACTCCCATGCGCTGGCTGGCCCGGCAACGCCTCCAGCGGGCACGCGCCCTCCTGGAGGAGACCACCCTGCCGATCGACCAGGTGGCGAGCGAGTCGGGATTCGGCACTGGTACGTCGATGCGCCAGCACTTCCAGGCCTCGTTGAGCACCACGCCGACCGCCTACCGGAAGCTGTTCCGAGGACGTGAAGGCGGGTAGGGTCCGAGCCGGTTCGCGTCCGAGTGGGGCCACTCGCTACTTATGGTCTTGACCGATATGCCGGTCAGGCTGACACTGATCATCGGTTCGCCGCGGAGACCGGCGGTCGAACCCGCCGGCGACGGGCGAAGGAGTCGATCGGACATGACATCGGCACGCGCGGCAGGACCCGAACGCAGAAGCCTGCTGAAGTGGGGCGGCGGCACATTCCTGGGAAGCTGGTTGCTGTCCGGATGCAGCCTGCTGTCGACCGACCCTTCGGGAAAGAAGCCACGCAGTTCGAAAGGTGCAGCGGGTTCAGGCAGTGACGCCAAGGAGGCGCCGTCCCTGGCCGCCCAGGTCAAGCAGGGAAAGCTGCCTCCGCTCGGGCAGCGGCTGCCGAAGAAGCCCGCCGTCGTCAAGCCCCTCGAACAGCTCGGCAACTACGGCGGCACGATCCGGATGGCCACCACGGTGCAGTCCGGCGCGCACTTCCTCATCATCGCGCGGGAGGGCCTGGTCGAGTGGGCGCCCGGCTCGACGGACGTCGTACCCGGCCTGGCCGAGTCGTGGGAGATCACCGAGGACGGCAAGGTCTACACGTTCCATCTCCGCGAGGGCGCGAAGTGGTCCGACGGCCATCCCTTCACCGCCGACGACCTCGTCTTCTTCTACGAGGCGATCCTGTCCAACAAGGAACTCACGCCCGTCTTCCCCACCTGGCTGACCATCAACGGCAAGCCGGGCGTGATCTCCAAGATCGACGACCGCACGGTGCGATTCGCCTTCGACGGGCCGCACGGGCTTCTCCTTCGCCAGATGGCGTTCCGGGGCGCGTTCCAGGGCAGTCTGCTGACGCCCAAGCACTACCTCAGCCAGTTCCACGTGGACCATGCACCGAAAGCCAAGCTTGACAAGCTGGTGAAGGCGGCCGGACTGAAGACGTGGACGGACCTGTTCACGGCGAAGGCGTCTCCGGGTGACAACCCCGACCGGCCGGCGATGGGACCGTGGAAGCTCACCCACCAGCTCACCGCGAGCGACGCTCGCTTCGTCGCCGAACGCAACCCGTACTACTGGAAGGTCGACACCAAGGGGCGCCAGCTTCCGTACGTCGACACCATCACCCAGGCCAAGCTGAGCCCGGAGACCATCGCGCTGCAGGCGATCGGCGGCGACCTGGACATCCAGTTCGAGACGCTGAACGTCCGCGACCTGCCCGTGCTCGCCGACTCCGCGAAGAAGAACGGCTTCCGGCTGCTGCGGTGGGCCAGCGACGCTCCGTGGATCGCGATGTACATGAACCAGAGCGACAAGGACCCGGTGCTTCGCGGGCTGATGCAGAACGTCAACTTCCGCGCCGGACTGTCCCACGCGCTCAACCGCGACGAGATGAACAAGATCCTCTACGCGGGTGCGGGCGGAAAGCGTCAGCCCTGCGCGGTGCCGCAGGACGACTACTACATCAAGGGATCCGGCAACCGGTTCACCGCGTACGACGTCGACAAGGCCAACGCGTACCTCGACAAGGCCGGGTTGACGAAGCGGGACGGCAAGGGCTTCCGGCTGCGCCCCGACGGCAAACCGCTGGAGCTTTCCATCACCACGTTCACCTTCGAGTACGGCGGAACGGCCGATGCCTCCGACGCGTACGAGATCGTCAAGGCGAACTGGCAGAAGGTCGGAGTGCAGACCAACTTCCAGACCGTCAACGGACCGCTGTGGTCCGAACGCGCCACCGGCAACCTGCTCGACATTCCCGGCTACACGGTCGCCGGGCTGCTGTGGGACGTGGATCCCGTCTGGTACGTGCCGACGTCGAGAGCCTCCTACTGGGCACCCGCCTACGGCGAGTGGTACGAGACCGGGGGCAAGGCCGGGGTGGAGCCGCCGCCGCACCTCCGCCGGCTGCAACGGCTCTACGACCAGATGGCCGGCGAGGTCGACGACCAGAAGCGCCTCACCATCGGCCGGCAGATCCTCAGGGCGCACGACGAGAACGTCTGGATGATCGGCACGGTCACCGCGCCGTTCGCCCCGGTGGTGGTCAGTGCGGACCTGGTGAACGTCCTGAGCGACGCGGTGCTGAGCTACCGCCTGCAGTTCATGGCGACCAGCGCCATGGAGCAGATGGCGTACAAGAACCCCCACGAGCACTGAGGCGGTCGCGGACGAGACGGGCACCTGGCTGATGTCGTACCTGTGGTACTGGCCGGACGGAGGCTGGGACTTCGAGGCCTGGAAGGCGCGCCGGTCGTGGGAGCCGGTGATCAGCGAGCAGTCCGGCTCGGCCGAACCGCTGCCGCTGCTGGACCGGTGCCCTCCGGAGGAGCGGCTGAAGCGCTGGGAGCACGCTCGCACCGGGTGGCAGGCCGTGTCCGCCGAGGTCCTCGGTTCGGTGACCGACGTCCCGCCCGCCACGGTCGGCTGGGAGTACCTCGGTGAGGAGTTCGTCGTGTCTCCACCGGCGCCGGGTCGCTCCTACGCGATGCGCCGGCTGCGTTACCGGCTGACCGACGACGAGTGGGGATACGCCTGGCTGCTGACGCCGAGGGATGTGGCCATCCTGGAGTCGCGCCCCGCCGCCATCGCCCTGCACCAGACCACGGCGTCCGGCAAGGCGGAGGTGGTCGGGCTGGAGGCCAGCGGCAACACCGGCCACGTGCAGTACGCCGCCGAACTCGCCGCCCGGGGGTTCGTCGTCCTGGCGCCGGACGCGATCGCGTTCGGTGAGCGCCAGGCCGGCCACGCCAACGCGCGCTACCGATCGGCCGAGGAGTTCTTCACCGCCCACCCCGACGGCTCGGTGATGGCGAAGATGGCCTTCGACGTGTCCAGGGCGGTCGACCTGCTCGAGGTGCTCCCGCAGGTCGACGCACGCAGGATCGGGTGCATCGGCCACTCCCACGGTGCGTACGGGACGGTGTTCGCCATGCTGGCCGAGCCGCGGATCGCGGCCGGCGTCGCCAGTTGCGGGCTCAACCTGCTGCGGCGGGACCCGTCGCCGCACCGCTGGTGGCGCCAGACCGCACTGATTCCTCGCCTCGGCCTGTACGCGACGGTCGAGCAGATGCCGCTGGACTTCCACCACTGGCTGGCTCTGGTGGCGCCCCGACCGCTGATGGTGGTGGCCGGCAGGCAGGACGCGATCTTTCCCGACCTGGGCGAGGCGCGCTGGCTGGATCAGGTGCGCGAGGTGTACGCGGCGTACGGGGCCGAGCAGTCGTTCGTCCCCTGGGTGTTCGACGGCCCGCACACCTTCCCGCCCGCGGCTCGGCAGCAGGCGTACCGCATGCTCACCGACACGCTCGCGTTCGACCGCGCCGTGACGTGACGAGGTGGCGACTGACCGGAGTCGGACATTCGGGTGCCGCTCGCGGAATACAGCGGCAAGGCGCGGGCGTTGGACCCGCCGATGACCGGACGGTACTTCTGGCGGCGCCTGCACGTCGATCTGCGACGGCAGGCCAGTTGTGCGTGTCGACGCCCAGCGCTTTAGTACCCGCGATCCCGCCATCTCTTCCCGCCTTTACTTCCGGAGGCTCCGCACCATGGTCGACTCGGCCACCGAAACCAGCGCGCCCAGACGGCGCATCTCCGTACCCTTCTGGGCGCAGGTCCTCATCGGCCTGGCGCTCGGCCTGATCCTCGGCGGCATCGCCCGTGGGTTCCAGGTCAACTGGCTCGCGGAGACCCTCACCCAGATCGGTTCGATCTTCGTTCAGCTGCTGAAGATCACCGTCGTTCCCCTGATCTTCACCGCGATCGTCGCGAGCATCGCCAACCTGCGCGAGGTCCGCAACGCCGCCCGGCTGGCCGGGCAGACCCTGCTGTGGTTCATGATCACCTCGCTCATCGCGGTGGTCATCGGGATGGCGATCGGCCTGATCACCAACCCCGGGGCGAACAGCGGCCTGACCCCCGACGGCGCGTCCTACAAGGGCGGCAGTGGCACCTGGCTGGACTTCCTGAGCGGCTTGGTCCCGGCCAACATCTTCGGCCTCACCGCGACCACCGAGACCGGTGATGCCGGAACCACCACGTCGCTTGACTTCAACGTCCTGCAACTCGTCGTCGTCGCGGCCGCCATCGGCATCGCCGCGCTGAAGGTCGGCGACAAGGCCGAGCCGTTCCTGGCGTTCAACCGTTCGGCGCTGGAGATCGTGCAGAAGGTGCTGTGGTGGATCATCCGCCTCGCGCCGCTCGGCACGCTCGGCCTGATCGGCAAGGCGATCGCGACGTACGGCTGGAACCTCCTCGCCCCGCTGGCGGTGTTCACGGTCGACGTGTACGTCGGCTGCGCATTGGTGCTGTTCGGCGTCTACTCGATCCTCGCCCGGGCGCACGGGCTCTCGCCGCTGAAGTTCTTCTCCGGCGCGTGGCCCGCGATCCAGCTCGCGTTCGTGTCCCGGTCCTCGGTGGGAACGATGCCACTGACCCGGCAGGTCGCCATCCGCAACCTCGGCGTGCCCGAGTCGTACGCGTCGTTCGCGGTGCCGTTCGGCGCGACCACCAAGATGGACGGCTGCGCGGCGATCTACCCCGCGCTCGCGGCCATCACGGTGGCGCAGATCTTCGGCGTGCCGCTGGGCATCAAGGAATACCTCCTGATCGCGTTCGTCTCGGTGTTCGGCTCCGCCGCCACTGCCGGGCTCACCGGCGCGATCGTGATGCTGACGCTCACGCTGTCGACGCTGGGCCTGCCGCTGGAGGGCGTCGGACTGCTCATCGCCATCGACCCGATCCTGGACATGATGCGGACCGCGACCAACGTCGCCGGGCAGGCGCTGGTGCCGACGCTGGTGGCCAAGCGGGAGGGCATCCTGGACGAGGCGATCTACAACTCCGAGCGCGTCGACCTGGTCAACGAGTCGGAGCCGCGGCCGGAGCGCGAGCGCGTGCCCGCGACGGCGTAGCCGCTACTTCGAGCCGCACGGAATCCGCGGCGCATCCATCGGCGACGCCCCTGTCCTCTCCGGAGGCCAGGGGCGTCGCCGCTTTCTCTGTCATGAACGGAAGACCTGCAGTCACCCGTCCTACCTGAAATGCGCGGATGACCATCGAGATAAGGGACTACGACCCTTCCTGGCCCGAACGCGGAGCGACCGCTCGCGCGGAGCTGGTCGACAACCTTCCGGGCTGTTCCTGGACGTCGAGCACGTGGGCAGCACCTCCGTGCCGGGACTGGCCGCCAAGCCCGTGATCGACCTGATGGCATCGGTCGCCACGCTGGAGGACGTCACCACCGACCGGGACATGGTGCTGAAGCGGCTCGGCTACCAGCTCCAGGACACCGGGATGCCGGGACGCCTGTTCACGCCGCGACGTTCTGCCTGGACTGGCTGGTCGAGCGGCCGGACGGCACGCTTGCGGTGGTGCCGTCGACCTCGCCGGAGAACCATTTCGTGGCAGCGGACGGGGAGCCGGCGGCCGTGTCTATCTCGACGACCGCCGACGTGGCGATGATCCGTGGCCTGCTGGACCGCGCGCTCGACCTGCACGCACGGCTTGACACGCAGGACCAGCAGGACAAGGACTGGCGGGAGCGGGTGGCCGACGCCCTGGACAGGCTTCCTTCCGAACGGGTCGGAGCCGACGGCCGGGTGGCGGAGTGGTCCACCGAACTGTGCGATGCCGAGCCCAAGCACCGGCACATGTCCCACCTGTTCGGCGTCTACCCGGCCGAACGGATCAGGCCGGACTCCACTCCGGACCTCGCGGAGGCCGCGCTGCGAACCCTCATCGCGCGCGGTGGCTACTCGACCGGCTGGTCACTGGCGTGGCGGGTCTCGTTGCGCGCCCGGCTGCGAGACGGCGACGGAGCGCACACCGCCCTTCGGGCGTTCCTCGCGTCGATGCCGGACGACGTTGCGGAGAGCCCGGCGATGGGACCGGGTGGTGTCTATCGCAGCTTGCTCTGCGCGCATCCGCCGTTCCAGATCGACGGACGCGGAGTGGACCGACGGCACGATCGAGTGGGTGTACGTGACCGCCGGCACCGACCGGCGGATCGTCGTACGTACCGGGGACAAGCGGGTC containing:
- a CDS encoding helix-turn-helix domain-containing protein, whose translation is MDSDRKNLARRARHRVVVLVRHGVLPMELGLVHQLFGNAAGPDGARLYEVVTCTPLPGSVRTDADFTVQVPYGPEMLARADTVVVPASHESDERPHLDPDLADALARIRPGARIASICTGAFVLAAAGLLDGRRATTHWKSAERFRRLFPAVHLDPDVLYVDEGRVLTSAGEASGIDLCLHLIRRDHGASVANAVARTTVVAPHRDGGQAQFMRQPLTADENASTAGARSWAMKRLGDQLTLAQLASRSAMSVRSFNRRFQAEVGTTPMRWLARQRLQRARALLEETTLPIDQVASESGFGTGTSMRQHFQASLSTTPTAYRKLFRGREGG
- a CDS encoding ABC transporter substrate-binding protein, producing the protein MTSARAAGPERRSLLKWGGGTFLGSWLLSGCSLLSTDPSGKKPRSSKGAAGSGSDAKEAPSLAAQVKQGKLPPLGQRLPKKPAVVKPLEQLGNYGGTIRMATTVQSGAHFLIIAREGLVEWAPGSTDVVPGLAESWEITEDGKVYTFHLREGAKWSDGHPFTADDLVFFYEAILSNKELTPVFPTWLTINGKPGVISKIDDRTVRFAFDGPHGLLLRQMAFRGAFQGSLLTPKHYLSQFHVDHAPKAKLDKLVKAAGLKTWTDLFTAKASPGDNPDRPAMGPWKLTHQLTASDARFVAERNPYYWKVDTKGRQLPYVDTITQAKLSPETIALQAIGGDLDIQFETLNVRDLPVLADSAKKNGFRLLRWASDAPWIAMYMNQSDKDPVLRGLMQNVNFRAGLSHALNRDEMNKILYAGAGGKRQPCAVPQDDYYIKGSGNRFTAYDVDKANAYLDKAGLTKRDGKGFRLRPDGKPLELSITTFTFEYGGTADASDAYEIVKANWQKVGVQTNFQTVNGPLWSERATGNLLDIPGYTVAGLLWDVDPVWYVPTSRASYWAPAYGEWYETGGKAGVEPPPHLRRLQRLYDQMAGEVDDQKRLTIGRQILRAHDENVWMIGTVTAPFAPVVVSADLVNVLSDAVLSYRLQFMATSAMEQMAYKNPHEH
- a CDS encoding dienelactone hydrolase family protein; this encodes MSYLWYWPDGGWDFEAWKARRSWEPVISEQSGSAEPLPLLDRCPPEERLKRWEHARTGWQAVSAEVLGSVTDVPPATVGWEYLGEEFVVSPPAPGRSYAMRRLRYRLTDDEWGYAWLLTPRDVAILESRPAAIALHQTTASGKAEVVGLEASGNTGHVQYAAELAARGFVVLAPDAIAFGERQAGHANARYRSAEEFFTAHPDGSVMAKMAFDVSRAVDLLEVLPQVDARRIGCIGHSHGAYGTVFAMLAEPRIAAGVASCGLNLLRRDPSPHRWWRQTALIPRLGLYATVEQMPLDFHHWLALVAPRPLMVVAGRQDAIFPDLGEARWLDQVREVYAAYGAEQSFVPWVFDGPHTFPPAARQQAYRMLTDTLAFDRAVT
- a CDS encoding putative leader peptide, with translation MTGRYFWRRLHVDLRRQASCACRRPAL
- a CDS encoding dicarboxylate/amino acid:cation symporter; the encoded protein is MVDSATETSAPRRRISVPFWAQVLIGLALGLILGGIARGFQVNWLAETLTQIGSIFVQLLKITVVPLIFTAIVASIANLREVRNAARLAGQTLLWFMITSLIAVVIGMAIGLITNPGANSGLTPDGASYKGGSGTWLDFLSGLVPANIFGLTATTETGDAGTTTSLDFNVLQLVVVAAAIGIAALKVGDKAEPFLAFNRSALEIVQKVLWWIIRLAPLGTLGLIGKAIATYGWNLLAPLAVFTVDVYVGCALVLFGVYSILARAHGLSPLKFFSGAWPAIQLAFVSRSSVGTMPLTRQVAIRNLGVPESYASFAVPFGATTKMDGCAAIYPALAAITVAQIFGVPLGIKEYLLIAFVSVFGSAATAGLTGAIVMLTLTLSTLGLPLEGVGLLIAIDPILDMMRTATNVAGQALVPTLVAKREGILDEAIYNSERVDLVNESEPRPERERVPATA